The DNA segment TGCTGCGTCAACAATTGACTCAACCTCGGAAAATATCGCACAGGCGTTCGTTTTGGAAGAAATGACCTGAACAACGGATTGCTTGCATCGGGCAGATCAGTACCGATGGTCGATGCGTCAGTGGCTCCATTAACCCCCCCCGCATCCATCTCATCCCATTGATAGGAGAGAGCGTCCCCATCCACATCGGCAGCCGTACCGCTCAACCTGAACGGGGTGGCTGCAGGTATGATTCTGACTTCATCCTCGCCCTCCTGGCCGGCATCCGCACTTGGGGCGTTGTTTTCTGTGATTGTCAGCTGGCCGCACTGATTACCTTCACCCTGAGTGATAAACTCGTTCATCTGCTGAATACTGATGGCATGAAAGGTAGCATCAGAATTGGCTTGCAGGTCCTCCTCGGCACAAATCCCCGCATAGCTCATGATGGTTGATCCGCTACCTGGCTCCATGGCGGCACTTGCAACCCTGTTCACTCCACCGCAACTTGCTGTCGTTCCATTGAACGAGTGCGATGCATTCAGTTGATGACCCAGTTCATGAGCAACAAAATCGATGTAGAAACCATCGTTATCAGGCGTCGGTGTCCCTGTATAGGCCTGTGCTTTGTAGACGGTACACAACGAACCCACGCTGGCCAAACCACCACCGACCGTCCCGAACAGGATGCCGATATCATAGTTGTCAGCACCTAAAATAAAATCGAGTTGCTCTTGATTCTCGATCAGCATCAGACTGATACCGGCCGCAGTCTGGGTGTAGGGATCTGTATCAGGATCGGTAAAGATGATGCGATCGTTATTCCCCACCAATTGAAACTGTACTGCCAGATCGCGACCATAGACCTGATTCACTCGATTGATGGTGGTAACGATTTGCGCCAGGGCAGCGCTGACAGAACCGCCAAAATAGGCGCTATATTCACCGGTTGCCGCCACGGCCAGGCGATAGATCCGTCGATGGGCGCCACTCACAGTTCTGCTTGCAAGGATGGGAGAAACGAATGTGGATAGTTGGTTGGCGTGGGCTTGTCCATCTCTATGCATACAGACCAAGGGTGATGTCTGGCCGGCCTGAACAGCTGCGTAATCCCGCTTGTAATAACTCCGATAACCGCCGTCACCATCCGGATCGATGAACACGCTACCCGCCGGGGTGGTGAGCATGGCATGAAACCCGGCCGGCGTCAGATCCAAACGTCCACTGCTGGCGGGATTATCCACCCCCCTGACCCTGTAGGTACGAATCTCGGGATAACGCCGGGCCAATGATTCGGCCATCACAGGTGACTCTTCCACCATGAAGCGCTGCATCGAACCATAGGGCAAAGGCAACTCGAGTTGAACAGCCGATGAGCTGCTCTCCTGCAAAGGCGCCTGCAGTAGCCGTTGCCTCAAGGCGGAGCTGTCCGCTTGAAGTTTACGATAGTAGACGGATGACAGGTCGACACCCTTTGCCGCCAGCTCAGGGATGTCGGCATCCTGCCAGATTGCAGCTGATGTGATAGTGGGAAGAAACAGTACCAGTGTTGTCAGAATCCATCTTATAACCTTCACTATAGATTCCCGCATCACTGATCCCTTTTCACTTTTGACAATTGTTGCACGGCATCGATAACAACCAAACCTATCGGCGATTAACCTTTTAACTTGGCCAGCAATATCTGGTTGACCTGACCCGGGTTGGCCTTGCCCTGGGTCTGCTTCATTACCTGCCCAACGAAAAAGCCAAGCAGTTTATCCTTGCCGGCCCGGAACTGTTCAACCTGTTTGGGATTGGCGGCAATCACTTCATCGATAATCTGCTCAATCTGACCGCTATCGGTTATCTGCTTCAATCCCTTTGCCTCGATTACCGCATCTGCATCACCCTCACCATTCCAGATGGCCTCGAATACCTGTTTCGCAATCTTCCCGGAAATAGTGTTATCCCCAATGCGTTGCAGCAAGCCGCCAAGCTGCTTCGGGTTGACTGGGGATTGGGTCAGATCCAAACCCGCCTTGTTCAGCGCCCCTGCCAATTCAACCGTGACCCAGTTGGCGGCCATCTTGGCCTCAGCGCCGCTGGCGACCACCTGTTCAAAGTAGTCTGCTATTCCTCGGCTAAGGGTCAAGCTCTGCGCATCCGCTGCATTCAGTTCGTATTCGGCTTCAAAGCGCTGCCGTTTCTGATCAGGCAGTTCAGGCATATCCTCCCTGGCACGCTGTAATCGCTGCTCGCTGATCTCGACCGGCAGCAGATCTGGATCGGGGAAGTAGCGGTAGTCGTTGGCCTCCTCCTTGCTGCGCATGGAGCGGGTCTCATCCCGGTCGGCATCGTAGAGCCGCGTCTCCTGGACAACCTCGCCTCCCCCCTCGACCAGATCGATCTGACGCTCCAATTCAAAATTCAAGGCACGTTCCATGAAGCGAAACGAGTTGATGTTCTTCAACTCGGTTCGCGTCCCGAATTCCTCCTGACCGAAGGGACGGATGGAGAGATTGGCATCGACCCGGAATGATCCCTCCTGCATATTGCCGTCGCAGATACCCAGATAGACTACCAGCTGATGGATCTTACGGGCGTAGGCCACGGCCTCCTTGATGGAGCGCATATCCGGTTCGGAAACGATCTCCAACAGCGGGGTCCCGGTACGATTGAGGTCGATACCACTCAAACCATGAAAATCTTCATGCAGTGACTTTCCCGCATCCTCCTCAAGATGGGCACGGGTGATACCGATCACCTTATGCGCGCCATCCTCCAGGTCTATGCCGATCGAGCCCTTGCCCACGATCGGCAGTTCGAACTGGCTGATCTGATAGCCTTTGGGAAGGTCGGGGTAGAAGTAGTTCTTGCGGGCAAATATGGATCGAGGGGCAATCTCGGCATTCACCGCAATACCGAATTTGAGCGCCATGTCGACTGCTGTCTCATTCAGCACCGGCAGAACGCCGGGAAATCCCAGGTCGATGATACACGCCTGGGTGTTCGGGTCCGCACCATAGGCGGTGGAGGCGCCGGAAAAGATCTTCGACCTGGTCGCTAATTGAGTATGAATCTCAAGCCCGATAACGGTTTCCCACTGCATGTCTGTTCTCTAATTTTGCGTTATGAAGTTTGAATTATGAATCGAGGTGTGTGCTCCGCGCACAGCATTGTTTAAGCAAAACCCTCAGGCATCTGTTGATGCCAATCCGTCTCTTGCTGAAGCCGATGGGCCAGATTCAGTAATTTTCCTTCATTGAAGTAGTTGCCGATTATCTGCAATCCAACGGGCAATCCCGCTACCGGCTGTACCGGAATGGAGATGCCTGGCAACCCGGCCAGATTGGTGGCGATGGTATAGATATCGTTCAGGTACATGGTCACCGGGTCATTCATCTTTTCGCCCAGGGCAAAGGCTGTGGTGGGCGCGGTCGGCCCCATGATCACGTCTACCGTTTCAAAGGCCCGTTCGAAATCGTCGGAGATGAGGTGCCGGGTCTTCTGCGCCTTCAGATAGTAGGCATCGTAGTAACCGGCGGACAAGGCGTAGGTGCCGATCAGGATACGACGCTTGACCTCGGCACCGAAACCCTCGCCCCGGGAGCGTTTGTAGAGGTCTTCCAGATCCTTGGGATCTTCGCAGCGGTAACCGAAACGCACCCCATCGAAGCGGGACAGATTGGATGAACACTCTGCCGGTGCAACCACATAATAGGTCGGCACCGCCAGACCAGTATTTGGCAGGCTGATGTCGATCACCTCGGCTCCCATCCCTTTGTAGAGATCTATCGCCCCCTCGATGGATGCCGCAACAGCGCTGTCCAGTCCGTCGCCGAAATACTCCCTGGGCAGCCCTATCTTCAGCCCCTGCAAGGAGTCGTTCAGAGTTGCCGAATAGTCGGGCACGGGGTGGTCCGCACAGGTCGAATCCTTGCTATCGAATCCCGCCATCACCTGCAGCATCAGGGCGGCATCCTCGGCACTGCGCGTCATCGGACCGGCCTGATCGAGACTGGAGGCGAAGGCGATCATGCCAAAGCGGGAGACCCGTCCATAGGTGGGCTTGAGGCCGGTAATGCCACACAGCGCCGCCGGTTGGCGAATCGATCCGCCAGTATCCGTGCCGGTAGCGGCCACAGCCAGTCTCGCAGCGACTGCCGCGGCCGACCCCCCTGAAGATCCGCCGGGCACCCTGTCCCTGTCCCAGGGATTACGCACCGGCCCGTAGTAACTGGTCTCATTGGAAGAGCCCATGGCGAACTCATCCATATTCGCCTTGCCCAGGGAGACCACACCTGCCTGCTTGAATCTCTCAACCACCGTTGCATCGTAGGGAGAGATGAAATTATCCAGCATTTTGGAGCCGCAACTGGTCTTCACCCCCTGGGTGCAAAAGATATCCTTCTGCACCAGAGGAATCCCGGTCAAGGGACCTGCCTGTCCCGACCTGATCGCCCTATCGGCGGCTTCGGCCTCTGCCAGAGCCTGATCAGGGGTGGTTGTGATCAGGGCATTGAGATCTCCGTTCAAGCGTTCGACGCGATCGATAAAATGGCGGGTCAGTTCAACACTGGAGAACTCTCCAGCTTGCATAGCGGCGCCCAGTTCAGCAATGGATTTACTCTGCATGGTGTAATTTGTGTCCAGTGGGTATCTGTGAGATTACTTTCTGTTCAGCCCAGTCGCTGATGGTTCGGCCCATCACTCGATGACCTTGGGTACCAGATAGAGGCCGTTTTCCACCTTGGGCGCCACAACCTGGTTGGCCTCGCGGCAATCATCTTCGGTCACCTCGTCCACGCGCATGCGCTGGGCCATATGCAGGGGATGCGACATGGGTTCGATGGCCTCGGTATCAGCCGCTTCCAGCTGTTCCACCAGATCGAGGATATTGCTGAGATCCTCGACGTAGGCATCGATATGGGACTCATCCAAGGCCATTCGCGCCAGATGAGCTATTTTTTCAACATCGGACTTATCCAGTGACATCCACTTGCTACCTACTCTGAAAAATGGGCAAATCTACCATATTCTCTGCACCGATACATGATACTTGAACAGTCAGCGGTCCTATATAGATATAAGCTGATACCCGGATCAGGCCGGTATGCACTGAGCATCGAGACAAGAGCCCAAAGCCATCGGCTGCAATCCACACCCTTAAAACACCACATAAGCAGTTATAAATAACTGACACACAAGAGAAAAATCAATTGGACGCTAGATATTAAAGTGTGATCCAAATTCCACTTCTGAAAAGTAACAATTAGGCTACAATATAATTAATGACTGCATTGGGATATAATTCCCAACATAGAGCGCAGATGGATCTGTAGGAAACTGCATAAGATTAAATACCGCCCTGACAGGCGATAAATATCAAAGACAACCAGACATAGCTGGGATATAGAGTAGACAGATCAATCCGAAATCAGAATAACCCGGTTAAACAACGCCCATGGACGAGATCCGAAAGACACTCACTGCATCCATCCTCAAACTGCTCAGACCCCTGGTCAGGCTGATGTTACGCAATGGCTTTACCTATGGTGATTTTGCCGATCTGAGTAAATGGACCTTTATGGATGTGGCATCCAAGGAGTTTGGTATTCCCGGTCGAAAACAGACGGTTTCAAGGGTCTCCGTCATCACCGGCCTGACCCGCAAAGAGGTCAGCCGACTGCAAAAAATCGACACCCCCGATGACAGCGCCATCGCTCATCAATACAACCGTGCCGCCAGGGTCATCTCCGGTTGGCTGCGAGACCCTAGGTTCCAGACCAAAAAGGGCGCGCCGGCTCCACTCTATTTCGACAAGGGAAAAGCAAGCTTCAGCGAATTGGTCAAGGAACACAGTGGTGATGTACCACCACGCGCAATCTATGATGAGCTTGTCAGGGTTGGCACCATAGCCAAGGATGAGAGCGGCAAGATTACCCTCCTCAGTGATGGCTATGTTCCACGTACCGGGGAGACGGGTAAACTACATATTCTCGGCACTGATGTGCAACTTTTGCTCGATACCATCGATCATAATCTTCAACAGGGCTCCCTAACACCCTATTTTCAACGTAAGGTCGCCTACGACAACCTTCCCATGGAGGCACTGCTGGAATTTCGCAATATGAGTGCTGAAAAGTCCCAGGCCCTGTTGGTGGAGTGCGACAAATATCTGTCGCAGCACGATCGAGATCTCAACCAGGATAGCGACGGCACAGGCCGAAAACAGGCAGGTATCGGTATCTACTATTTCGAACAGGATGTAATAAAGGATGAATAGACCTATTCTTAAGATCCTGATTTCGTTGGCACTGGGGGCATCCCTTGTCACACTCTACAGTTGCGGTGGCGCGGGTGGCACACAAGTCGCCGATGGCGGTATCGGTGGAACAGGCATTACCCAGGGCAGGGTCACCAGTTTCGGCTCGGTCTTCGTCAACGGCATTGAATTCAATACCGACAGTGCCAGTTTCACTGTCAATGATCTCACTGGGAGCCAGGATGATCTGGCTATCGGTATGGTGGTTCGCATCAGTGGCAGCAGCGATACCACAAACGCAACCGGGACTGCAGACTCGATAACCTATGACAGCCTGATTGAAGGTGTGATCAACAATAATAACATCATCCTGAACAACACCCTTACGGTGATGCAGCAAACAATAATCGTGGATGGGGATACGGTGTATGACAATCCCATCGATGCCACACTGCTTGAAGACCTGCCGCCCAACAGCGAGGTGGAAGTGAGCGGCTTCACCAATGGCAACGGCACCATATTGGCTACCCGTATCGAAGTCATATCCCTCGCATGGGCTGGTGATGAGCTGGAAGTCTCTGGTGTGGTCAGTGCCATTTCAGGGGACACCTTCCGGATCGGCAGTCTCGTGGTCGATGGCTCAGGCATACCGTCCATCCCACCGGAAGGAACATTTGTCGAGGTCGAGGGAAATCGTTTTTCCGGGGGTCTCTTCGTAGCGGAATCCATCGACATCGAATCCGAAAGTGATAGTGCGGTAGCCGAGGATGGTGAAGAGGTTGAGATCGAGGGTCAGATCACCCAGGCCCTTGACGTGAATAACCTTTTCACCCTCAACAGTCAGCTTGTAGATGCTTCTGGAACCACCCTGAGCGGCGCCACCAGCCAACTCACCATAGGGCGTGTGGCAGAAGTTGAGGGGGTCATGAATGGGAATATCCTGCTCGCCGAAGAGATTGAGCTGAAGGCCGCAGCCGCTGATAGAGGTGAAATCAGCGCTATCCTCGGGATTGACAATGTGGACGTCAGCGCAGGCACAGTAACGCTTTTAGGACGCACCATCAGGGTAGACAACTCGACCATCATGGAGAACGATGAGGAGGACGAAAGCGCCTCCTTCACCTTGGATCAGCTGACCTCTAGCGACTATCTGGAGGCCAAGATCTACACCGACAACAACACCCTTGTGGCGAGTAAACTGGAGTTGGAACAGATCCCGTCCAACCACAACGCCGAGGTGGAAGGTATAGCTAATCTAGTGGATTCATCCACAATCGAGATATTCGGTATCACCATCGACACCTCCGGTGTGGACGACTACAGCTTCAGCAACCAGATTATCGAGGTGAAGGGAGACTTCGTTAATGGGGTCCTGATTGCCGACAGCATCAAGGAGGATGACTGACTAATCAGCAGGCATCAATGGGGCTATCGCGATAACGATGCGCTGCCCCTGATGCCTGTAGGTGTTTGCGTCGAGGCAGTTAATTCTGCCTAATGTGCTCAATTCCCCATCCCCATCCTTGCCCAACTCCTGTACCATTGATAGATTAATCCACTTTCGGTTTGGCCTGAGATGGATTTAGTCTCGGCCCAGCCTTTACCAACAGAGAAAAAGACTAGAAATCCATGCTGTTCCGACGCATACGTGGCATATTTTCCAATGATTTATCCATTGACCTGGGTACCGCCAATACCCTGATCTATGCCCGCGGTCAGGGCATTGTATTGAATGAACCCTCAGTGGTCGCGATTCGCCAGGACCGGGGACCGGGGGGGGCGAAATCTGTGGTTGCCGTGGGTGAAGACGCCAAGAAGATGCTTGGCCGAACACCCGCCAACATCACCGCCATCCGCCCCATGAAAGAGGGCGTCATCGCCGATTTCACCGTTACCGAGAAGATGCTGCAGTACTTCATCCACAAGGTGCATGAGAGTCGCATCATCCGTCCCAGCCCCCGGGTGTTGGTCTGTGTGCCCTGCGGATCCACCCAGGTGGAACGGCGTGCAATCAAGGAGTCGGCAGCGGGCGCAGGCGCCAGAGAGGTCTACCTGATTGAAGAACCCATGTCAGCCGCTATCGGTGCCGGCCTGCCGGTGGACGAGGCCCGTGGCTCCATGGTACTGGATATCGGCGGCGGCACTTCCGAGGTGGCGATAATCTCCTTGAATGGTATCGTCTACGCCAATTCGGTGCGCGTGGGTGGCGACCGTTTCGACGAGGCGATCGTCAACTATGTGCGACGCAACTACGGTACCCTGATCGGTGAAGCCACTGCCGAGAGAGTTAAGCATGAAATCGGCTCGGCCTACCCGGGTAACGAGGTCAAGGAGATCGATGTCAAGGGCCGCAATCTGGCAGAAGGCATTCCGCGCAGCTTCACCCTCAACAGCAATGAAATCCTGGAGGCGCTGCAGGAACCGCTCTCGGGCATTGTGGGTGCAGTGAAGACCGCCCTTGAACAGACACCCCCGGAATTGGGTGCCGATGTGGCGGAACGTGGCATAGTCCTGACCGGGGGGGGCGCACTGCTACTGGATATCGACCGGCTGCTTCAGGAGGAGACAGGACTACCCGTGATCGTTGCAGAGGATCCCCTTACGTGCGTGGCACGGGGCGGCGGACGGGCCCTGGAACTCATCGATGAAAGGGGTGGCGAGTTCTTTATGGTTGACTAGTGTATGAGCCCCCTGCGACCGGATGGGGAGGGATCAACGCAGGGAGCCAGCGAAATGAAAGTGGAGTCATTCA comes from the Candidatus Thiodiazotropha sp. CDECU1 genome and includes:
- a CDS encoding reprolysin-like metallopeptidase translates to MKVIRWILTTLVLFLPTITSAAIWQDADIPELAAKGVDLSSVYYRKLQADSSALRQRLLQAPLQESSSSAVQLELPLPYGSMQRFMVEESPVMAESLARRYPEIRTYRVRGVDNPASSGRLDLTPAGFHAMLTTPAGSVFIDPDGDGGYRSYYKRDYAAVQAGQTSPLVCMHRDGQAHANQLSTFVSPILASRTVSGAHRRIYRLAVAATGEYSAYFGGSVSAALAQIVTTINRVNQVYGRDLAVQFQLVGNNDRIIFTDPDTDPYTQTAAGISLMLIENQEQLDFILGADNYDIGILFGTVGGGLASVGSLCTVYKAQAYTGTPTPDNDGFYIDFVAHELGHQLNASHSFNGTTASCGGVNRVASAAMEPGSGSTIMSYAGICAEEDLQANSDATFHAISIQQMNEFITQGEGNQCGQLTITENNAPSADAGQEGEDEVRIIPAATPFRLSGTAADVDGDALSYQWDEMDAGGVNGATDASTIGTDLPDASNPLFRSFLPKRTPVRYFPRLSQLLTQQDEIGETLPQSSRTLNFRLTVRDGASGVANDDIAIQVDGNQGPFRITGGGLNRSSTFMGGTSHTLEWATAGTETSCSSVQVSLLSLSPGSSPETFCDMHDSGYEQLSLGEFPNDGFATIELPNVSIGYARVMLSCSDNLFFAISDDTLSIAGSEATLGNDCQPLDGEDLEHGVVFSDADGADKFDSPGGGGQLDWFLFAILLVVILRTTLYIPGQQQS
- the gatB gene encoding Asp-tRNA(Asn)/Glu-tRNA(Gln) amidotransferase subunit GatB, which translates into the protein MQWETVIGLEIHTQLATRSKIFSGASTAYGADPNTQACIIDLGFPGVLPVLNETAVDMALKFGIAVNAEIAPRSIFARKNYFYPDLPKGYQISQFELPIVGKGSIGIDLEDGAHKVIGITRAHLEEDAGKSLHEDFHGLSGIDLNRTGTPLLEIVSEPDMRSIKEAVAYARKIHQLVVYLGICDGNMQEGSFRVDANLSIRPFGQEEFGTRTELKNINSFRFMERALNFELERQIDLVEGGGEVVQETRLYDADRDETRSMRSKEEANDYRYFPDPDLLPVEISEQRLQRAREDMPELPDQKRQRFEAEYELNAADAQSLTLSRGIADYFEQVVASGAEAKMAANWVTVELAGALNKAGLDLTQSPVNPKQLGGLLQRIGDNTISGKIAKQVFEAIWNGEGDADAVIEAKGLKQITDSGQIEQIIDEVIAANPKQVEQFRAGKDKLLGFFVGQVMKQTQGKANPGQVNQILLAKLKG
- the gatA gene encoding Asp-tRNA(Asn)/Glu-tRNA(Gln) amidotransferase subunit GatA; the encoded protein is MQSKSIAELGAAMQAGEFSSVELTRHFIDRVERLNGDLNALITTTPDQALAEAEAADRAIRSGQAGPLTGIPLVQKDIFCTQGVKTSCGSKMLDNFISPYDATVVERFKQAGVVSLGKANMDEFAMGSSNETSYYGPVRNPWDRDRVPGGSSGGSAAAVAARLAVAATGTDTGGSIRQPAALCGITGLKPTYGRVSRFGMIAFASSLDQAGPMTRSAEDAALMLQVMAGFDSKDSTCADHPVPDYSATLNDSLQGLKIGLPREYFGDGLDSAVAASIEGAIDLYKGMGAEVIDISLPNTGLAVPTYYVVAPAECSSNLSRFDGVRFGYRCEDPKDLEDLYKRSRGEGFGAEVKRRILIGTYALSAGYYDAYYLKAQKTRHLISDDFERAFETVDVIMGPTAPTTAFALGEKMNDPVTMYLNDIYTIATNLAGLPGISIPVQPVAGLPVGLQIIGNYFNEGKLLNLAHRLQQETDWHQQMPEGFA
- the gatC gene encoding Asp-tRNA(Asn)/Glu-tRNA(Gln) amidotransferase subunit GatC; translated protein: MSLDKSDVEKIAHLARMALDESHIDAYVEDLSNILDLVEQLEAADTEAIEPMSHPLHMAQRMRVDEVTEDDCREANQVVAPKVENGLYLVPKVIE
- a CDS encoding DUF6502 family protein, coding for MDEIRKTLTASILKLLRPLVRLMLRNGFTYGDFADLSKWTFMDVASKEFGIPGRKQTVSRVSVITGLTRKEVSRLQKIDTPDDSAIAHQYNRAARVISGWLRDPRFQTKKGAPAPLYFDKGKASFSELVKEHSGDVPPRAIYDELVRVGTIAKDESGKITLLSDGYVPRTGETGKLHILGTDVQLLLDTIDHNLQQGSLTPYFQRKVAYDNLPMEALLEFRNMSAEKSQALLVECDKYLSQHDRDLNQDSDGTGRKQAGIGIYYFEQDVIKDE
- a CDS encoding DUF5666 domain-containing protein, producing the protein MNRPILKILISLALGASLVTLYSCGGAGGTQVADGGIGGTGITQGRVTSFGSVFVNGIEFNTDSASFTVNDLTGSQDDLAIGMVVRISGSSDTTNATGTADSITYDSLIEGVINNNNIILNNTLTVMQQTIIVDGDTVYDNPIDATLLEDLPPNSEVEVSGFTNGNGTILATRIEVISLAWAGDELEVSGVVSAISGDTFRIGSLVVDGSGIPSIPPEGTFVEVEGNRFSGGLFVAESIDIESESDSAVAEDGEEVEIEGQITQALDVNNLFTLNSQLVDASGTTLSGATSQLTIGRVAEVEGVMNGNILLAEEIELKAAAADRGEISAILGIDNVDVSAGTVTLLGRTIRVDNSTIMENDEEDESASFTLDQLTSSDYLEAKIYTDNNTLVASKLELEQIPSNHNAEVEGIANLVDSSTIEIFGITIDTSGVDDYSFSNQIIEVKGDFVNGVLIADSIKEDD
- a CDS encoding rod shape-determining protein; this encodes MLFRRIRGIFSNDLSIDLGTANTLIYARGQGIVLNEPSVVAIRQDRGPGGAKSVVAVGEDAKKMLGRTPANITAIRPMKEGVIADFTVTEKMLQYFIHKVHESRIIRPSPRVLVCVPCGSTQVERRAIKESAAGAGAREVYLIEEPMSAAIGAGLPVDEARGSMVLDIGGGTSEVAIISLNGIVYANSVRVGGDRFDEAIVNYVRRNYGTLIGEATAERVKHEIGSAYPGNEVKEIDVKGRNLAEGIPRSFTLNSNEILEALQEPLSGIVGAVKTALEQTPPELGADVAERGIVLTGGGALLLDIDRLLQEETGLPVIVAEDPLTCVARGGGRALELIDERGGEFFMVD